A genome region from Clostridium pasteurianum includes the following:
- a CDS encoding DUF1015 domain-containing protein: MAVLKAFKAIRPTEKLACKVAELPYDVMNTAEARVIGAKNELSFVHVDKAQIDLPVGVDQYSKEVYEKAKENLYGMIEKGILVQDNKKNLYIYRQIMNGRSQTGIVGCTAIDDYINGVIKKHEFTLASKEKDRINHVDFCNANTGPIFLTYRADTRINEIVKEETKKKPVYDFVSDDGIAHIVWVIDNDKTVNEIENLFSKVNALYIADGHHRAASAVKVGLKRRKENPDFTGEEEFNFFLSVLFPDEELAIMDYNRVVKDLNGMTVTELINNIKEKFKVEEVNNDKAYRPQEKHQFGMYVEKKWYKLTAKGGTFDESDPVLSLDVSILQNNLLHPILNIGDPREDDRIEFVGGIRGLKELEKRANTDMKIAFSMYPTTIEDLMGVADSNNVMPPKSTWFEPKLRSGLFIHELK, encoded by the coding sequence ATGGCAGTGTTAAAAGCTTTTAAGGCTATAAGACCTACAGAAAAATTAGCATGCAAAGTTGCAGAGCTTCCATATGATGTTATGAATACAGCGGAAGCCAGGGTAATTGGTGCAAAGAATGAATTATCTTTCGTCCATGTAGATAAGGCACAAATAGATTTACCAGTTGGCGTAGATCAGTACAGCAAAGAAGTTTATGAAAAAGCTAAAGAAAATTTATATGGAATGATTGAAAAGGGAATACTTGTTCAGGATAATAAGAAAAATTTATATATATACAGACAGATAATGAATGGCAGAAGTCAAACAGGTATAGTTGGGTGCACAGCTATTGACGACTATATTAATGGCGTTATAAAAAAGCATGAGTTTACACTTGCAAGTAAGGAAAAGGATAGAATAAATCATGTTGACTTTTGTAATGCAAATACTGGACCTATATTTTTAACTTATAGAGCTGACACGCGAATAAATGAAATTGTTAAAGAAGAAACTAAAAAGAAGCCTGTTTATGATTTTGTAAGTGATGATGGAATAGCTCATATAGTATGGGTAATAGATAATGATAAAACTGTAAATGAAATAGAAAATTTATTCAGTAAAGTAAATGCGCTTTATATTGCAGATGGACATCATAGGGCAGCATCAGCAGTAAAAGTTGGACTTAAGAGAAGAAAAGAAAATCCAGACTTTACAGGAGAAGAGGAATTCAATTTCTTCCTTTCAGTGCTTTTTCCTGATGAAGAACTTGCTATAATGGACTACAATAGAGTGGTTAAGGACTTAAATGGTATGACTGTTACTGAATTAATAAACAATATAAAGGAAAAATTTAAGGTAGAGGAAGTAAATAATGATAAAGCATATAGACCTCAAGAAAAGCATCAATTTGGAATGTATGTTGAAAAAAAGTGGTACAAGTTAACGGCAAAAGGTGGAACATTTGATGAATCTGATCCTGTTCTGAGTCTTGATGTTTCAATCTTACAAAACAATCTTCTTCATCCTATTTTAAATATAGGTGACCCTAGAGAAGATGATAGAATTGAATTTGTAGGAGGAATAAGAGGACTTAAGGAACTAGAAAAAAGAGCAAATACAGATATGAAAATAGCGTTCTCAATGTATCCTACAACAATAGAAGATTTAATGGGTGTCGCTGATAGTAATAATGTAATGCCGCCTAAATCAACCTGGTTTGAACCTAAGCTTAGAAGTGGACTGTTTATTCATGAATTGAAATAA
- a CDS encoding pyridoxal-phosphate-dependent aminotransferase family protein, with product MHKKLFIPGPVEVAPDVLEKMATPMIGHRSKEASELQKRISDKLRIVFQTKEEILLSTSSGSGLMEGAIRSCTAKRAAVFSIGAFGKRWYEMATYNNVPADLYEVEWGEVIKPEFVDEVLATGKYDLITITHNETSTGIMNPVEELSKVIKKYPDVVWCLDTVSSMGGTDIPVDKLGVDICITSSQKALGLPPGLAVCSFSKKAVERAKTVEHRGYYLDLLKLYEFVQKKPYQYPSTPSLSHMFALDYVLNKMLEEGMENRYKRHIEMANYVRDWAKKYFEIFGDENNLSNTVTAIKNTRGISVAELNKELGKRGFAISNGYGKLKEKTFRIAHMADLTMDDLKELIANINDILKLQ from the coding sequence ATGCATAAGAAATTATTTATACCTGGACCCGTAGAAGTGGCACCAGATGTACTTGAAAAAATGGCTACACCAATGATTGGACATAGGAGTAAAGAAGCTTCAGAACTTCAAAAAAGAATAAGCGATAAGCTTAGAATTGTTTTTCAGACTAAAGAGGAAATATTACTTTCAACAAGTTCTGGTAGTGGGCTTATGGAAGGAGCAATCCGTTCATGTACAGCTAAAAGAGCAGCAGTATTTTCAATAGGGGCATTTGGAAAAAGATGGTATGAAATGGCAACATATAATAATGTACCAGCTGATTTATATGAAGTCGAATGGGGCGAGGTAATTAAACCTGAATTTGTAGATGAAGTTTTGGCAACAGGAAAGTATGATTTAATAACTATAACTCATAATGAAACTTCAACAGGAATAATGAATCCAGTTGAGGAATTATCAAAAGTTATAAAGAAATATCCAGATGTAGTATGGTGTCTTGATACAGTAAGTTCTATGGGAGGAACTGATATACCAGTAGACAAGCTTGGAGTTGACATCTGTATAACATCATCTCAGAAAGCACTTGGACTTCCTCCAGGGTTAGCAGTATGTTCTTTCTCAAAGAAAGCAGTAGAAAGAGCAAAGACAGTTGAACATAGAGGATATTATCTAGATTTACTTAAACTTTACGAATTTGTACAAAAGAAACCTTATCAATATCCATCAACACCTTCATTATCACATATGTTTGCACTTGACTATGTACTTAATAAGATGCTTGAAGAGGGTATGGAAAATAGATATAAAAGGCATATTGAAATGGCTAACTACGTAAGAGATTGGGCTAAAAAGTATTTTGAAATATTTGGAGATGAAAATAATCTTTCTAATACAGTAACTGCTATAAAGAATACAAGGGGCATAAGTGTAGCAGAGTTAAATAAGGAACTTGGTAAGAGGGGATTTGCTATATCAAATGGATATGGGAAATTAAAAGAAAAGACATTTAGAATTGCACATATGGCTGACCTTACAATGGATGACTTAAAGGAACTTATAGCAAATATTAATGATATTTTAAAATTACAATAG
- a CDS encoding D-2-hydroxyacid dehydrogenase, with protein sequence MIRVLANDGMNKNAAEKLRKLGYDVVEDHYDKDELLEKIKDFEVIIVRSATKVTKEVIDAATVPGAKLKLVIRAGVGVDNIDVAYAKDKGLTVHNTPKASTISVAELTIGHMFAVSRFINTANVTIRQGKWEKKAYTGTEIFGKTLGLIGFGRIAREVAKRAEALGMKVIYNDICGKAEGYDKYEFYDDIKELLKKADFVSLHIPYDKKKGYVIGEDEFAVMKQGAFIINCARGGVVSEKALLNALNNGKIAGAALDVFETEPKPCKELIENPRVSVTPHIGASTKEAQARIGEEIVNLVENMFK encoded by the coding sequence ATGATAAGAGTTTTAGCCAATGATGGCATGAACAAAAACGCAGCTGAGAAATTAAGAAAGCTTGGCTATGATGTAGTTGAAGATCACTACGATAAAGATGAATTGTTAGAAAAAATAAAAGATTTTGAAGTTATTATAGTAAGATCTGCAACTAAAGTAACAAAAGAAGTTATTGATGCAGCAACAGTTCCAGGGGCAAAGCTTAAACTTGTTATAAGAGCAGGGGTTGGAGTTGACAATATTGATGTAGCATATGCTAAAGATAAGGGGCTTACAGTACACAATACTCCGAAGGCAAGTACAATTTCTGTAGCTGAACTTACAATAGGACATATGTTTGCAGTTTCAAGATTTATAAATACTGCGAATGTAACTATAAGACAGGGAAAATGGGAAAAGAAAGCTTATACTGGAACAGAGATTTTTGGAAAAACATTGGGGCTTATCGGATTTGGAAGAATTGCAAGAGAAGTTGCTAAGAGAGCGGAAGCACTTGGAATGAAAGTAATCTATAACGATATATGTGGTAAAGCAGAAGGTTATGACAAATATGAGTTTTATGACGATATAAAAGAACTTTTAAAGAAGGCTGATTTTGTATCTTTGCATATACCTTATGATAAGAAAAAAGGTTATGTAATAGGTGAAGATGAGTTTGCAGTAATGAAACAGGGGGCATTTATTATAAATTGTGCTAGAGGTGGAGTTGTTTCGGAAAAAGCTTTACTAAATGCACTTAATAACGGAAAGATTGCAGGGGCAGCACTTGACGTTTTTGAAACAGAACCTAAACCTTGTAAGGAGCTTATAGAAAATCCTAGAGTTTCAGTTACACCACATATTGGGGCATCAACAAAGGAAGCTCAGGCAAGAATCGGTGAAGAAATAGTAAATCTTGTAGAAAATATGTTTAAATAG
- a CDS encoding transcription repressor NadR, with translation MISETRRKNIKDILKKSDEPIKGSTIAKDLGVTRQIIVKDIAILRAEGNKIIATPKGYITTKDTFSSVKRVLAVSHNTEDIEDELNSVVKFGGIVEDVIIEHPLYGEIRGILMVRTLFDVKNFMKKLHNYGAEPLSILTGGVHLHTISAENEEDMKNIIDELTKKKYIISD, from the coding sequence ATGATTTCTGAAACAAGAAGAAAAAATATAAAAGATATATTAAAAAAAAGTGATGAACCTATTAAGGGAAGTACAATTGCAAAAGACTTAGGTGTAACAAGACAAATTATTGTAAAGGATATAGCTATACTTAGAGCAGAGGGCAATAAAATAATAGCTACACCTAAAGGATATATAACTACGAAAGATACTTTTAGTTCAGTAAAAAGAGTACTAGCAGTATCACATAATACTGAAGATATAGAAGACGAACTTAATTCAGTTGTTAAATTTGGAGGAATTGTTGAAGATGTTATTATAGAACACCCTCTTTATGGAGAAATACGTGGAATACTTATGGTTAGAACGCTTTTTGATGTGAAAAACTTTATGAAAAAACTTCATAACTATGGAGCTGAGCCTCTTTCTATACTTACAGGAGGAGTTCACCTGCATACTATAAGTGCGGAAAATGAAGAGGATATGAAAAATATAATAGATGAATTGACGAAAAAGAAATATATAATATCTGATTAG
- a CDS encoding HD domain-containing protein has product MNRIRQFFSYVVANMNSEDKKYVKKYLNVAEITLFNKLSIHEQKHSVNVARDVEEECKLNFIDSNDLIKAALLHDIGKIKVHTNLIDKSIIVILDKITKGKIKKFSSIKSIYIYYNHGYIGYCLIKELENDEVLFLVKNHDNKIGNDLKLNILQKCDDKN; this is encoded by the coding sequence GTGAATAGGATAAGACAATTTTTTAGTTATGTAGTTGCAAATATGAATTCAGAAGATAAAAAGTATGTTAAAAAATATTTAAATGTAGCTGAAATTACTCTGTTTAATAAATTATCTATTCATGAGCAAAAGCACTCAGTTAATGTAGCAAGGGATGTAGAGGAAGAATGTAAGCTTAATTTTATAGATTCAAACGATTTAATAAAAGCAGCTCTTTTGCATGATATAGGTAAAATAAAGGTACATACAAACTTAATCGATAAGTCAATTATAGTTATTTTAGATAAGATAACAAAGGGAAAAATAAAAAAGTTTAGCAGCATAAAAAGCATATATATTTATTATAATCATGGATATATTGGTTATTGCCTCATTAAGGAATTAGAAAATGATGAAGTGTTATTTTTGGTAAAAAATCATGATAATAAAATTGGCAATGATTTAAAGCTCAATATATTGCAAAAATGTGATGATAAAAATTAA
- a CDS encoding DUF1667 domain-containing protein produces the protein MDDKDILTTLVRLKGSQEKVIPVKSREPIDKSLFIDCSKALSRLYIGTPIKCGDLVCQNILNTGVDIIAAKNIEK, from the coding sequence ATGGATGATAAAGATATACTAACTACACTTGTAAGATTAAAGGGATCACAGGAAAAAGTTATTCCTGTAAAAAGCAGAGAACCTATTGATAAATCATTATTTATAGATTGTTCTAAGGCACTTAGCAGACTTTATATTGGGACACCTATAAAGTGTGGAGATTTAGTATGTCAAAATATATTAAATACAGGTGTAGATATAATTGCTGCAAAAAATATAGAGAAATAA
- a CDS encoding FAD-dependent oxidoreductase translates to MDYDVLILGGDIIGCAVAYELSKYNLNVSLIEKKYEIGNDTSIINSDLVYNGIETKSKDTYNLELRGNQLMEHICSELNVKFKRADAAVMAIDEESQNVINKIYNRAKTRGVKEIELLKDKKFLKNKKLKCGDGSIILSHNMGVVSPYDLTLAYGEVAFDNGVNFRLNEKVVEINKISKGFKVTTNKNKFTCKIVINTIPHKNENVLKNEEKGIFIKNNYNCFVIDGKVNSKLNDAIFALDDKGNNVYFFKDFHGNIIAKVITKDEITYEEARQKLNIISDNISEDNIIDFYSCKFSNDKVIIENNLENKGYIKIQCKNYAAATIAPTVGENICKNVVENLKCKAKKDFYNKRREIYRFRYMDNEQKKKVIAMNSKYGRIICACKQVTEGEIIDAIRRPLGARTLYGIMRRTGALSGECCGSSCEDKVAKILAKETNKKLTDILNKGEGSNIVTGRIKEFNEM, encoded by the coding sequence ATGGATTATGATGTTTTAATTTTAGGAGGAGATATAATAGGTTGTGCTGTGGCATATGAATTGTCAAAATACAATTTAAATGTGTCTCTCATTGAAAAGAAATATGAAATTGGTAATGATACTTCGATTATAAATTCAGATTTAGTTTATAACGGAATTGAGACAAAAAGTAAGGATACTTACAATTTAGAATTACGTGGTAACCAATTAATGGAGCATATTTGCAGTGAGTTAAATGTTAAATTCAAAAGAGCTGATGCTGCTGTTATGGCTATTGATGAAGAAAGTCAAAATGTAATAAATAAAATATATAATAGAGCTAAGACAAGAGGAGTAAAAGAGATAGAATTACTTAAGGATAAGAAGTTTTTAAAAAATAAAAAATTAAAATGCGGCGATGGAAGTATAATTTTATCTCATAATATGGGAGTTGTTTCCCCTTATGATTTAACACTGGCATATGGTGAGGTAGCCTTTGATAATGGAGTTAATTTTAGACTAAATGAAAAGGTAGTTGAAATAAATAAAATATCAAAAGGATTTAAAGTTACTACAAATAAAAATAAATTTACCTGTAAGATTGTTATAAATACTATACCCCACAAAAATGAAAATGTACTCAAGAATGAGGAAAAAGGTATTTTTATTAAAAATAATTATAACTGTTTTGTTATAGATGGAAAAGTAAATAGTAAATTGAACGATGCTATTTTTGCATTAGATGATAAGGGTAATAATGTATATTTCTTTAAGGATTTCCACGGAAATATTATAGCAAAAGTTATTACGAAAGATGAAATTACTTATGAAGAGGCTAGGCAAAAACTAAATATTATATCAGATAATATTTCAGAAGATAATATTATTGATTTTTATAGTTGTAAATTTAGCAATGATAAGGTTATAATAGAAAATAATTTGGAAAATAAAGGATACATAAAAATTCAATGCAAAAATTATGCTGCAGCAACTATAGCACCTACAGTGGGTGAAAACATATGCAAAAATGTAGTAGAAAATTTAAAGTGTAAGGCTAAAAAGGATTTTTATAATAAGAGACGTGAAATATATAGATTTAGATACATGGATAATGAGCAAAAAAAGAAAGTAATAGCTATGAATTCAAAGTATGGAAGAATAATTTGTGCATGCAAACAAGTTACTGAGGGCGAAATAATTGATGCTATAAGAAGGCCGTTAGGCGCTAGGACATTATATGGAATAATGAGGAGAACTGGAGCACTAAGTGGTGAATGCTGTGGAAGTTCTTGTGAAGATAAGGTAGCTAAAATTTTAGCTAAAGAGACAAATAAAAAACTTACGGATATACTTAATAAAGGTGAAGGATCTAATATTGTTACAGGAAGAATAAAAGAATTTAATGAAATGTAG
- a CDS encoding L,D-transpeptidase, which produces MIRGSIKKFFLSCVISSVIASCIVISPVFFTNNDEKGEYVPPSIDYEKKVKAEVTKEMKYRMKDNIAVFSSNDCNKVTYYVNKNNVQLLSNINKASAKIYILNKGDELVSTKEQRGYIYCETNYVDESGKLINGWVKKNTENLDGSTYPNYDNLFDVDVTKQVINIYKNNVIINRNPIKCSTGRKNSQDETPIGIFKVKKKTLEFSNKREKESSKYGICFFNNYFINSVSFNEIRKNGKIVDEEDKREKNNLGKRDTNGGIRLSLKDAQYIYNIATDKSVIFVHY; this is translated from the coding sequence ATGATTAGAGGAAGTATTAAAAAGTTTTTTTTATCGTGCGTTATTAGTTCAGTAATAGCGAGCTGTATTGTGATATCTCCTGTATTTTTTACAAATAATGATGAAAAAGGGGAATATGTTCCGCCAAGTATAGATTATGAAAAAAAAGTTAAAGCAGAGGTCACTAAAGAAATGAAATACAGGATGAAGGATAATATTGCAGTATTTTCTTCAAATGATTGCAATAAGGTTACATATTATGTAAACAAAAATAATGTTCAGCTATTAAGTAATATTAACAAGGCTTCTGCTAAAATATATATTCTAAACAAAGGTGATGAGTTAGTATCAACTAAAGAACAAAGGGGATATATATATTGTGAAACAAATTATGTTGATGAAAGTGGAAAGCTAATAAACGGATGGGTGAAAAAGAACACAGAAAATTTAGATGGATCAACTTATCCAAACTATGATAATTTATTTGATGTAGATGTTACAAAGCAGGTTATAAATATATATAAAAATAATGTTATTATAAATAGAAATCCAATAAAATGCTCAACCGGAAGAAAAAATTCTCAAGATGAAACGCCTATAGGAATTTTTAAGGTTAAGAAAAAAACATTAGAATTTTCAAATAAAAGAGAAAAGGAAAGTTCCAAGTATGGTATATGTTTTTTTAATAATTATTTTATAAATTCTGTTTCCTTTAATGAAATAAGAAAAAATGGTAAAATAGTAGATGAAGAAGACAAAAGAGAAAAAAATAACTTGGGCAAACGTGATACTAATGGAGGAATAAGACTTTCATTGAAGGATGCTCAATATATATATAATATTGCAACAGATAAAAGTGTCATATTTGTTCACTATTAA
- a CDS encoding UPF0182 family protein, with protein MKKKVTIVTVILALVIIAASLGKVTDFIINLEWFKEVGYISVYFTKINAVLKLMIPIFAIIYIGIWLYCKSMKKVLIKWNKVVSINSKSEKIKKRIFIVVDAIISFIVSYFTASIYWYRILQFTNSTSFNVKDPIFNIDVSFYVFKLPLIESLYCVLLMFLIFMAVVTVVLYITLNLKESIENRNFHGGIRIGEFFRGLSNFAGRQFATIAFFIMLLVAFGYIIKAFNLVYSLRGVVYGAGYTDIHVSFVFYLIIIAAAVISSIVIFRSIVKYRIKPIFISVGLILVLIAGEGITSEIVQNLIVKSNEKNMEAPYIKNNIKYTRRAFNIDNVDEKKFPSDDSLTESDIASNRDTIDNIKINSVTPALEFYNQVQVIRYYYDFKDMDVDRYNINGKYNEVFLSLREIDSKSLEGNADTWQNRHLIYTHGYGLVMSKVNSVTSEGQPNFVINDIPPKTDSNLKISNPRIYYGEQTNDYAIANNTLGEFDYPNGGENKTNNYNGKGGIKASFLNKVLFAINKRDSNFLLSENITNNSKILINRNVVDRGKKIAPFLTYDKDPYVVLSGGKMYWVVDAYTTSDRYPYSQPYNNVNYIRNSVKVIIDAVDGTTKFYVVDKSDPIANSYSKIFPGLFKSESEIPNDIKKHFKYPQDLFTTQCDVLGKYHVKDTGVFYNGEDLWETSKNQKEIEGEKGVSDSSYMVMKLPGEKKAEMVLMEYFNMKDKDNMAAIFGARMDGNNYGKFVLYKLPTEKTVYSPYLFKQKINQDPAISREVSLWNTQGSKVYFGDTSIIPIKNSLLYVEPVYLRAQGKNSMPEVKRVIVSLGSKIVMTQNINDAFKQIFNNAENGNDNSVQNGSVNNNDNKDKLKQAQDLYNEAIDAQKSGDWSKYGEDINKLGNILSELNK; from the coding sequence ATGAAAAAGAAGGTTACTATTGTAACTGTAATTTTAGCTTTAGTAATTATAGCAGCATCTTTAGGCAAAGTAACGGATTTTATAATAAACTTAGAATGGTTTAAAGAGGTTGGATATATTTCTGTTTATTTTACTAAAATTAATGCAGTGTTAAAATTAATGATTCCTATTTTTGCAATTATATATATTGGCATATGGCTTTACTGCAAGAGTATGAAAAAAGTACTTATTAAATGGAATAAGGTTGTCAGCATAAATAGTAAAAGTGAAAAAATAAAAAAAAGAATCTTTATTGTAGTAGATGCTATTATATCTTTTATTGTATCGTATTTTACAGCATCAATTTACTGGTATAGAATACTTCAGTTTACTAATTCAACAAGTTTTAATGTAAAAGATCCTATTTTTAATATCGATGTTTCTTTTTATGTGTTTAAGCTTCCACTTATAGAATCTTTATATTGTGTTTTGTTAATGTTTTTAATATTTATGGCAGTAGTAACTGTTGTACTTTACATAACATTAAACTTAAAGGAAAGCATAGAAAATAGGAATTTTCACGGTGGGATTAGGATAGGAGAGTTTTTTAGAGGACTAAGTAATTTTGCGGGAAGACAGTTTGCTACAATAGCTTTTTTTATAATGCTATTAGTTGCATTTGGCTACATTATAAAGGCATTTAATTTAGTCTACTCGCTGAGAGGTGTAGTGTACGGGGCTGGTTATACAGATATACATGTGTCGTTTGTCTTTTACTTAATAATAATAGCTGCGGCTGTAATATCATCTATTGTTATTTTTAGAAGTATAGTAAAGTATAGGATAAAGCCTATTTTTATATCTGTAGGTTTGATTTTAGTTTTAATTGCAGGAGAGGGTATTACCTCTGAAATAGTACAAAATTTAATTGTAAAATCAAATGAAAAGAATATGGAAGCGCCATATATTAAAAATAATATTAAGTACACGAGAAGGGCTTTTAATATAGACAATGTGGATGAAAAGAAATTTCCGTCAGATGATAGTCTTACTGAAAGTGATATAGCAAGTAATAGAGATACTATAGATAATATAAAAATAAATTCGGTTACCCCTGCTCTAGAATTTTATAATCAGGTACAGGTAATAAGATATTATTATGATTTTAAAGATATGGATGTAGACAGATATAATATAAATGGAAAATACAATGAAGTTTTTTTATCTCTAAGAGAAATAGACAGTAAGTCACTTGAAGGAAATGCAGATACATGGCAGAATAGGCATCTTATATATACTCATGGATATGGACTTGTAATGAGCAAAGTTAATTCAGTAACCAGTGAAGGACAGCCTAATTTTGTAATTAATGATATACCTCCTAAAACTGATAGTAATCTTAAGATTTCAAACCCTAGAATATATTATGGAGAACAAACTAATGATTATGCTATTGCAAATAATACACTTGGGGAATTTGACTATCCAAATGGAGGAGAAAATAAAACTAATAATTACAATGGCAAAGGTGGAATAAAAGCGTCATTTTTAAATAAAGTTTTATTTGCCATAAATAAAAGGGATTCTAATTTCTTACTTTCCGAAAATATAACGAATAATAGTAAGATTTTAATAAATAGAAATGTAGTTGATAGAGGAAAAAAAATTGCGCCATTTTTAACATATGATAAGGATCCATATGTTGTTTTAAGTGGAGGTAAAATGTATTGGGTTGTGGATGCCTATACTACGTCAGATAGATATCCGTATTCCCAGCCATATAATAATGTGAATTATATAAGGAATTCTGTAAAAGTTATTATAGATGCTGTAGATGGTACTACTAAGTTTTATGTTGTTGATAAAAGTGATCCTATAGCTAATAGTTATTCTAAGATATTTCCGGGACTATTTAAAAGTGAAAGTGAAATTCCTAATGATATAAAAAAGCACTTTAAATATCCACAGGATTTATTTACAACTCAATGTGATGTTCTTGGAAAATACCATGTTAAGGATACAGGAGTGTTTTATAACGGTGAAGATTTGTGGGAAACTTCTAAGAATCAGAAAGAAATAGAAGGTGAAAAAGGAGTAAGTGATTCATCATATATGGTTATGAAACTTCCAGGTGAAAAAAAGGCAGAAATGGTTCTTATGGAGTATTTTAATATGAAAGATAAGGATAATATGGCTGCTATATTTGGAGCTAGAATGGATGGAAACAACTATGGTAAGTTTGTTCTATATAAGCTTCCTACTGAAAAAACAGTTTATAGTCCATATTTGTTTAAGCAAAAAATAAATCAGGATCCTGCAATTTCTAGAGAAGTCTCTTTGTGGAATACACAGGGATCTAAAGTTTACTTTGGAGATACTTCTATAATTCCAATTAAAAACTCTTTATTGTATGTGGAGCCTGTGTATTTAAGAGCGCAGGGAAAGAATAGCATGCCGGAAGTAAAAAGGGTTATTGTATCACTTGGAAGTAAAATAGTTATGACCCAAAATATTAATGATGCTTTTAAGCAGATATTTAATAATGCGGAAAATGGCAACGATAATTCGGTTCAAAACGGTTCAGTAAATAATAATGATAATAAGGATAAATTAAAGCAGGCTCAGGACTTATATAACGAAGCTATTGATGCACAGAAAAGTGGGGATTGGAGTAAATATGGGGAAGATATTAATAAGCTTGGCAATATTTTAAGCGAATTGAATAAGTAA